One uncultured Draconibacterium sp. genomic window, TTTGGGAATTCCGGAAATATGGATGTCGGATGGCCCGCACGGTGTACGTGGCGAAATAAACTGGGACAACTGGGGCTACGCCAACTGGACAAACGACTCAATTACTGCGTTCCCAGCATTAACGGCTTTAGCTGCTACATTTAATCCCGCACTTTCGTACCAGTACGGTGTTGCGGTTGGTGAGGAAGCCAGGTACCGAAGAAAGGATGTTTTACTCGGCCCCGGTGTAAACATTTACCGTACTCCGTTAAATGGTAGAAATTTCGAATACATGGGCGAAGATCCTTTGCTGGCCTCAGTTATGGTTGTGCCGTATATTAAAGGTGTTCAGGAAAATGGTGTGGCTGCCTGTGTGAAACATTATGCTTTAAATAACCAGGAAGAATGGCGCGGACATATAAATGCAAACGTGAGCGACCGTGCCTTGCACGAAATTTATTTGCCTGCTTTTAAAGCCGCTGTTGAGGAAGGAAAAGTATGGTCGATTATGGGAGCCTACAATAAATTCAGAGGGCAACATTGTTGTCACAATGAAATTTTGTTGAATAAGATTTTAAAGGAAGACTGGAATTTTGACGGTACAGTGATTACTGACTGGGGAGGTGCACACGACACCCGCGAAGCTGCACTTTATGGTTTGGATATTGAAATGGGAACCTGGACAAACGGATTAACTTCTTCGGTTGATTTGATGTATGAAAATTATTTTCTGGCAAAACCATTTCTGAAAATGTTGCAAAGCGGTGAAATTGACGAATCAGTGGTTGACGACAAAGCACGAAGAATACTGAGGTTAATGTTGCGTACCAACATGAATATGAGCCGAAGTACCGGTAGAATGAACAACCAGGAGCATCATGATGTGGCGCGAGCAGTTGCTGCCGAAGGAATTGTATTGCTTAAAAACAACGATGATTTTTTTCCTATCGATCCGGAAAAGCAGCTTACCATTGCTGTTATTGGCGAAAATGCAACCCGACAGATGACTGTAGGAGGCGGCTCTTCTGAACTAAAAGCCCAATACGAAATATCGCCACTGGAAGGAATTAAAGCACGATTTCAAAAGGCCAGAATTTTGCATGCAATGGGGTATGCTTCGGGGCCATCGGCTTACGGAAGAGAAATACCTTCGAAGTACGATGCCGAATTGTTGCGAAACGAAGCGGTTGAAACGGCAAAAAATGCGGATGTAGTGTTGTACTTTGGTGGATTAAACAAAAACCATTTTCAGGATTGTGAAGGTGGCGACCGGAAAAGTTACGAACTTCCGTTTGAACAAAATGAGTTACTTGATGCCCTGGCTTCCGTGAATAAAAATATTGGTGTGGTACTGATTAGCGGAAATGCGGTAGAAATGCCCTGGCTCGAAAACATAAAAGGATTAATGCAGGCATGGTATCTGGGCAGCGATGCCGGTTATGCCATTGCAGATGTAATCAGCGGAGATAAAAATCCATCCGGTAAGTTACCTTTTACATTCCCGGTTAAGCTGGAAGATAACGCCGCTCATTATTTTGGCGAATTATCTTATCCGGGCGACAGCATTGATCAGTATTACAAAGAAGGAATTCTTGTGGGTTACCGTTGGCACGAAACAAAAAACATTGAGCCCCAATTTGCCTTCGGCTACGGACTTTCATACACCAGTTTTGATTTGTCGGACATTAACACCGATAAAAAATCGTATGAAACGGGCGATAAAATTGTGCTTAGCTGCAGCGTAAAAAACCGGGGTGAAAAAGATGGTTCCGAAGTTGTTCAGGTGTACGTTGGAAAACCCGGTTCGAAAGTGGAAAGAGCCGTAAAAGAGCTAAAAGGTTTTACAAAAGTTGAGCTGAAATCCGGTAGTTCAGAAACCGTGGGAATTGATATTGATGTTAAAAATCTGGCGTATTACAATACCGAAAAAGCCGATTGGGAAGTGGAAAAAGGCGAGTACATTTTGTATGTTGGCAACGCTTCGAACCAGATTTCTAAAAAGTTGAAAATAAGAATTGATTAAAAAATATGAGTTCATTTGAAGTGCCTGATTTAGGTTTTGGATGACGAAAAAATATTTTGCGCAAAGCAAAGTTTAGTTAGTAAGTTTTGGTTAAAGCAGTGATTTTGAATTTATTTCAAAATCCTGCTTTTTTATTTCTATTTTTACTCGCAAAATCCTTTTATGTCTGATTCAATTTTTGATTGTTAAACGTATTTATGCCGCAAATTTCTAAGAAAATACACATAAAATCTGTTTTAACAGGCTTCTTAATTTGTCTGCTTTTTACTGTTGACTCTTCGGGCGGTATTCTTTCCGAAAACCAATACAAGTTTATGCACATAAACGTAAACGACGGGCTTTCGAATAACGAAGTACATACCATTTTAAAAGACGCGAATGGATTTATGTGGTTTGGAACTTCGCGGGGATTAAATCG contains:
- a CDS encoding glycoside hydrolase family 3 C-terminal domain-containing protein, whose amino-acid sequence is MKSKIIVGLILAVFGFNTITAQNMSEMDKKIEKILSQLTLEEKVAMCHAQSKFSSPGVPRLGIPEIWMSDGPHGVRGEINWDNWGYANWTNDSITAFPALTALAATFNPALSYQYGVAVGEEARYRRKDVLLGPGVNIYRTPLNGRNFEYMGEDPLLASVMVVPYIKGVQENGVAACVKHYALNNQEEWRGHINANVSDRALHEIYLPAFKAAVEEGKVWSIMGAYNKFRGQHCCHNEILLNKILKEDWNFDGTVITDWGGAHDTREAALYGLDIEMGTWTNGLTSSVDLMYENYFLAKPFLKMLQSGEIDESVVDDKARRILRLMLRTNMNMSRSTGRMNNQEHHDVARAVAAEGIVLLKNNDDFFPIDPEKQLTIAVIGENATRQMTVGGGSSELKAQYEISPLEGIKARFQKARILHAMGYASGPSAYGREIPSKYDAELLRNEAVETAKNADVVLYFGGLNKNHFQDCEGGDRKSYELPFEQNELLDALASVNKNIGVVLISGNAVEMPWLENIKGLMQAWYLGSDAGYAIADVISGDKNPSGKLPFTFPVKLEDNAAHYFGELSYPGDSIDQYYKEGILVGYRWHETKNIEPQFAFGYGLSYTSFDLSDINTDKKSYETGDKIVLSCSVKNRGEKDGSEVVQVYVGKPGSKVERAVKELKGFTKVELKSGSSETVGIDIDVKNLAYYNTEKADWEVEKGEYILYVGNASNQISKKLKIRID